The Candidatus Palauibacter australiensis DNA window TCGCGAAGTCTGTCGTGGACTGATGTCCGATCGTCTGAGAACCGAGAGTCATACTCAATCGCGAAACACGATTGCACCAATGCCTCACTGACAGGATGCTTTGATTGGCGGTTCAATTCGAGCAGAACCTGCAACGCTTCAGGATGGCTCACTCGTCCTCCTCATGCTCAATTGTCTCCACTGATTCCAAATCGACGTTACACTGCGCGGCCATTCTCTTCGCAGCTACGATCGCAGACTGGTTCCGGGCAGAGAGTGCGAACTCAAGCGCTCGTGCAAGTTCCGCTTGGGCCAACGCCCGCTGATCTTCGTCAGTGAATGGCGGAGGCACGACGAGCGCGTCATGGATGACCGCATGGAACTTGTCAGGTGCTCTTCTCAGTACGCGGCCTCGACGTTGAATAAATTGGCGTGGATTCTGCGACGAAGCAAGAATCAACGCATGCGTTGCGACGGGGATATCAACTCCCTCGTCCAAGCAGCGCACCGATAGCAGCACACCACCCGCGGCGCAGAACCAATCAAGGGTGGCCTCCGGATCCCCTTCCATTGCGTAGTGGTATTCCGCCGCCTGGATTCCGTGCGCAGCTATGGCATCTCGTAGCTTTGTGAGCTGATCGAGGTCTTCGCAGTAGACGAGCCACCGTTGGCCGCTCTCAAGACGATCGACCAGTACTTGCGTGGCCAAGGGGATCTTCCCCACCGCCTTCTTTCCGATACGGGACCGCTTGATCAGCAAGAGACGGATGTGTTCCGGCACCTGAGTATCGCCGTTCGAGGTTGGGACGCCGGCAATGGCTCGGGCGATGCGCGTCGTAAGAACTGCCCATTGGGCTGCTTCGTCATCGGTCAATGACACTGTGTGGGGGTAATACTCATACGGCACAAGGCGACCTGCCTTGATTGCGTCCGACAGAGTGAAGGGTGGTGGGACAACACCTTGGAAATAGTCCATTAGAAGCTGCGTGCCAAAGGGATCGCCAAACCGGCGTGGGGTAGCACTCAGCCCCAAGCGACGATCCGCGTCCAGATTGAGCAGCTCGGCATGCTTGGTGCTGCCGGCTTGATGGACTTCGTCCACCACCAGAAGTAGGCGGTCTCGCGGAAGAACGCGATGTCGAAAAGCAGACTTAGCCGCGGTTTGCAGCGTCGCTAGGACAATCCGCGGGCCCAAGGCGTCGTTTGCCATCGTGAACCGCTCCAGTCTCTCCGCGTTGCGCCACGAGTCGTGACCTCCGCCAACGCGAAGGACTGTAGCTTGGGGAAGGCACTCCTGTAACTCCCTGCTCCATTGCCGTTGCAGTGTTCGGCTGGGAACCACTACGATGGCCACGCCAGCAGGAGAGATATGGCGCTCGATAGCAAGGATAGCGGTGTAGGTCTTTCCACTCCCTGTGGCGTGTTCGAGGATGCCGCGATACCCCCGTCGTTCCCATTCGTCGAGGGCGGCGGCTTGGTGTGGAAACGGAGTCCGGGATACTCCTTGACGGCGTTGGGGCAGCTCTAGATCGGCAACGTCACCACGAGCAACCGTCAATAGTCTCTGCTTGACGGCATCGGGAAACTCAAAGACCTGGAGATCGGTGACCAATCCGACCCACAACCGCTCAAAATAGCCAGCATGATTACTTACACGGTGAGTTTCGGTCCCGCCTTTCCACGAACAAAAAACCTCGAACGACTCGAAGTTTCCGCTCCTATGCCAACCCTGCCATGTCTCGTTTGAAGAGCCGCGAAACGTCACCATGCGTCGGTGTTGATCTCGGAACACACCTAGTTTCTCGTGATAGTGTCCCGTCTCGACGGGTCGAATCGCGACCTTCAGATCAAGAGCGCCGACCGCGACCAACGTCGCGAGGACTTCGGCGTGCGGACGCAGCTCGCGCAGGCTCAGGAGTTCTTCGACCTGGACCGTCAGTCGGTCATGAGCTATGTCAATCCGCTCACGGTACCCCACGCGCAATGCATCGATGTCCTCTCCTGTCAGATCAGGGCAGCATACGACGCGGAGTCGGCCGCCACGCCGGACGAAATCCAGAACCTCAGATCTAGCGAGTTCGAAAACGGTGGACCGGAAGAAACCGACGGCGCGATCATACCTGGTCGCGCGGCGAAGGCAAGGCACAAAGAAGGCTCCGACTAGATCCATCTCGCCAGTGCGGTAGTCCAACTCCAGCTCAAGAGTGGACAGGCCTTCGTTGAAGTCACCGGTACCAACCGGCGCCTCGGGACCCTTCCAGAGAGCTTGAGACGATTCGTGAATCAGCTGGTGAGTCTCCCTTCTACGTGGTCCGGTTCAGCCGCTGGTTGGGGTCGGCGGACCATCGTCGTCAACGGCGTGGACGGGGTCGCGCGCGCAAGGGCTCTGGAAGCGCGTCGCGGGCCAGCACCGAGGGCGCGTGATTCACCGTTCCCTGCGCACCGAGGTGGGCGGGGCGAATGGCCAACTCGGCATGTCTTCTGCGGTCGAGCGGGGTGCCGCACGATCCGCTCGGGCAGGGTCTTCATGGCGTCTCTCCTCGCGTCAGAACGATCAGTCAATATAACGCCGTCGACCTCGAAAACACCCGGCTTGATGCCAACATCAAGGGGTTATCGCTCGAACCCTCCCCCGCCACGCTCGGGGCCTCGGGGCCGGGGCTGCCGGGGCGGAATACGGGTCACGCTCCGGCCGCGCTCCCGCCCCCATGCCCCTTCGCGCTCCTTCGTCTCCCCCGACGCCCGTCCGTACCGCTCCGCGTCCCGCAGCCCTCTTCGGTAGCCCTCGCGCACCTTCCGCTCGATCTGGCGGGCGCTTTCACCGTGTGCTTTCCCCAGCGCGGCCCGCTCGCCCTTGTGGTACCGGTCGAGATCCTCGCGCCAGCCCTCGACCAGATCCTCCCGGCCCCGGACCGCTCCGACC harbors:
- a CDS encoding DEAD/DEAH box helicase family protein, which codes for MVTFRGSSNETWQGWHRSGNFESFEVFCSWKGGTETHRVSNHAGYFERLWVGLVTDLQVFEFPDAVKQRLLTVARGDVADLELPQRRQGVSRTPFPHQAAALDEWERRGYRGILEHATGSGKTYTAILAIERHISPAGVAIVVVPSRTLQRQWSRELQECLPQATVLRVGGGHDSWRNAERLERFTMANDALGPRIVLATLQTAAKSAFRHRVLPRDRLLLVVDEVHQAGSTKHAELLNLDADRRLGLSATPRRFGDPFGTQLLMDYFQGVVPPPFTLSDAIKAGRLVPYEYYPHTVSLTDDEAAQWAVLTTRIARAIAGVPTSNGDTQVPEHIRLLLIKRSRIGKKAVGKIPLATQVLVDRLESGQRWLVYCEDLDQLTKLRDAIAAHGIQAAEYHYAMEGDPEATLDWFCAAGGVLLSVRCLDEGVDIPVATHALILASSQNPRQFIQRRGRVLRRAPDKFHAVIHDALVVPPPFTDEDQRALAQAELARALEFALSARNQSAIVAAKRMAAQCNVDLESVETIEHEEDE